A DNA window from Daucus carota subsp. sativus chromosome 3, DH1 v3.0, whole genome shotgun sequence contains the following coding sequences:
- the LOC108211085 gene encoding cytoplasmic tRNA 2-thiolation protein 2: MACNGTGGCDSGCYKDENDSTNGVLPSVTNSSNTNLCLKCKSSEIIAGGTGFSGGTNMKLCADCFRGNLYGKFKLAVSANGMISPSDNVLVAFSGGTSSRVALQFVHEMQVKSQKNFDASRDRSLPVFGVGVAFVDESAFHTLPSHELDKEIEEIKLIVDELSPPTKAFHVIPIESICLSNSNSAKDNLNELLNAVSDKTGKEDLMVQLRMMSLQKTALENGYTKLVLGSCTSRLACHVIASTVKGQGYSLAADIQYVDSRWEIPVVLPIRDCTLQELNMLCKLESLKTMELHNGSRAGINGLISSFVKLLQEENPSRECTIVRTAGKLTPFHFNKIPEEADDCNLQLASQRRRKKFNLKSNELLPPESYCPLCSSPLDKNSISNLAFENGHTSYGSFVPKCCSSCQFQILPKEPLHMEQFYSLLPQPITDRAKDGSCRSQRSIREQIQDCLLSDNEDGT, translated from the exons ATGGCTTGTAACGGCACGGGAGGCTGCGACTCCGGTTGCTACAAAGACGAAAACGACTCAACCAATGGCGTGTTGCCAAGTGTCACTAATTCTTCCAACACTAACCTATGCTTAAAGTGCAAATCCAGCGAAATTATCGCCGGCGGCACCGGATTTAGCGGCGGAACCAACATGAAGCTGTGCGCTGACTGCTTCCGTGGAAATCTGTACGGTAAATTCAAGCTCGCCGTCTCGGCTAATGGCATGATCTCTCCCTCCGATAACGTGCTTGTCGCGTTCTCCGGTGGCACCTCTTCGAG GGTGGCTCTTCAATTTGTTCATGAGATGCAAGTTAAATCACAGAAGAATTTTGATGCAAGTAGAGATAGATCGTTACCGGTATTTGGTGTTGGAGTTGCTTTTGTCGATGAAAGTGCCTTTCATACATTGCCTTCGCATGAACTGGAcaaagaaattgaagaaattAAACTTATCGTGGACGAACTATCTCCACCAACAAAAGCTTTCCATGTTATTCCAATTGAAAGCATTTGCTTGTCCAATTCTAACAGTGCAAAAGACAATTTGAATGAGTTATTAAATGCTGTTAGTGATAAAACTGGAAAAGAGGATTTGATGGTTCAGCTGCGCATGATGTCATTGCAAAAG ACTGCTCTTGAAAATGGATACACGAAGCTTGTTCTAGGATCATGTACATCAAGGCTCGCTTGTCACGTGATTGCATCAACGGTGAAG GGGCAAGGTTACTCTTTAGCTGCAGATATACAATATGTTGATTCCAGGTGGGAGATACCAGTGGTCCTTCCCATTCGTGATTGTACACTTCAAGAGCTTAACATGCTCTGTAAACTAGAAAG TTTAAAGACTATGGAGCTGCATAATGGTTCTCGTGCTGGCATCAATGGCCTGATCTCATCATTCGTCAAACTTCTGCAG GAAGAGAATCCTTCTAGGGAATGCACAATTGTAAGGACAGCAGGGAAGCtaactccatttcattttaaCAAGATTCCAGAGGAAGCAGATGACTGTAACTTGCAGTTGGCATCTCAACGGCGGCGGAAGAAATTCAATCTGAAGTCTAACGAACTTCTTCCCCCAGAATCTTACTGTCCACTTTGCTCTAGCCCACTAGATAAGAATAGTATCTCTAACTTGGCTTTTGAAAATGGACATACAAGTTATGGATCATTTGTGCCAAAATGCTGTTCCAGTTGCCAATTTCAAATACTCCCCAAAGAACCATTACACATGGAGCAATTCTATTCTCTGTTACCACAACCTATAACTGATCGAGCTAAAGATGGTAGCTGTCGCAGCCAGAGATCTATAAG GGAGCAAATACAAGATTGCCTTCTTTCAGACAACGAAGATGGAACTTGA